A part of Aegilops tauschii subsp. strangulata cultivar AL8/78 chromosome 2, Aet v6.0, whole genome shotgun sequence genomic DNA contains:
- the LOC141040810 gene encoding uncharacterized protein translates to MGKFKRFVDDNALKDLFLHGRKFTWSNERETTTLTKIDRAFVSVDWELDHPECLLQALSTEHSDHCPLHLALEEHMHARRSFRFEKFWVKMDGFLDVVKEAWVCDPDITDPFFCLDIMLRNTARALATWGQKEIGNMKLQIAIANIVIMRFDCAQESRSLTEFERWLRRTLKQLVLGLASPERTIARQRSRITWLQEGDANT, encoded by the coding sequence ATGGGGAAGTTCAAGCGCTTTGTGGATGATAACGCGCTCAAGGACCTCTTTTTGCATGGACGCAAATTCACGTGGAGCAACGAAAGGGAGACGACCACGCTCACAAAGATCGACCGTGCTTTTGTTTCTGTAGATTGGGAGCTAGACCACCCGGAGTGCTTGCTGCAAGCATTATCTACCGAGCACTCCGATCACTGCCCACTCCATCTTGCTCTTGAGGAGCACATGCATGCCAGAAGGAGTTTCCGTTTTGAAAAGTTCtgggtcaaaatggatggatttTTGGATGTAGTCAAGGAGGCCTGGGTCTGCGATCCAGATATCACAGACCCGTTCTTCTGCTTAGACATCATGCTACGAAACACAGCCCGAGCGCTtgctacatgggggcagaagGAGATCGGGAACATGAAGCTGCAAATTGCTATTGCGAACATAGTCATCATGCGGTTTGATTGCGCTCAGGAGAGTCGTAGTTTGACTGAGTTTGAGAGATGGCTTAGACGAACCCTAAAACAGCTTGTACTTGGGCTGGCGTCCCCAGAGAGGACTATTGCGCGACAGAGGTCAAGAATTACATGGCTTCAAGAAGGGGATGCTAACACGTAG